The Osmerus eperlanus chromosome 12, fOsmEpe2.1, whole genome shotgun sequence genome has a segment encoding these proteins:
- the LOC134030973 gene encoding dual specificity phosphatase 29-like, with translation MASRRSKAGVKMNLHKAEASDTGDEYVTPGGYELDKILNRGSVAYTHVNEVWPNVYIGNEETAKDKYNLRKLGITHILNAAEGTWNNVDTGAGYYSDMDVVYYGVVAEDVPTFNLSQYFHSSSQFIHQTLSNPENKLLVHCVMGRSRSATLFLAYLMICRNMTVVDAIDHVKQCRRIIPNWGFLKQLRELDSRLLEQRRVDSGSGQGNHQATVEEYQEQSRKHPEGN, from the exons ATGGCTTCTCGCCGCTCCAAGGCAGGTGTGAAGATGAATCTTCACAAGGCAGAAGCTTCTGATACCGGGGATGAATATGTCACACCTGGGGGTTATGAGCTTGATAAAATTCTGAACCGTGGAAGTGTGGCATACACTCACGTCAACGAGGTCTGGCCCAATGTCTACATTGGAAATGA AGAGACTGCGAAAGACAAATACAATCTGAGGAAACTGGGAATAACTCACATCTTGAACGCAGCGGAGGGAACCTGGAATAACGTGGACACAGGAGCGGGCTACTACAGCGACATGGACGTGGTGTACTATGGAGTAGTGGCAGAAGACGTCCCCACCTTCAACCTCAGCCAGTATTTCCACTCCTCTTCCCAGTTCATCCACCAGACACTCAGTAATCCAGAGA ATAAGCTTCTGGTGCACTGTGTCATGGGGAGAAGCCGCTCTGCAACTCTCTTCCTGGCCTATCTGATGATCTGTAGGAACATGACAGTTGTTGATGCCATCGACCATGTGAAACAATGCAGGAGAATCATCCCAAACTGGGGCTTCTTGAAACAACTCAGAGAGCTGGACAGTCGCCTTCTGGAACAGAGGAGAGTGGATTCAGGGTCCGGACAAGGAAACCACCAGGCAACGGTAGAAGAGTATCAAGAGCAGAGCAGAAAGCACCCAGAGGGAAATTAA